One Pseudodesulfovibrio senegalensis DNA segment encodes these proteins:
- a CDS encoding nucleotidyltransferase family protein encodes MSVTESATPCTVAGIVLAAGQSSRMGRNKMLLPVAETPMVCHVLEAALQGGLAPVVLVTGNESERVLRAVRDYFSGRNVDQQIVVRENREYASGQSASLRTGLDALPEQCIGAMFLLGDQPLVRADTVRTLAQAFVHEPDRWVAPEHAGQRGNPVIAPCSWFGRIRALTGDTGPRAYLGKTEARLMRVCVDDPGVVRDVDTPDEYTALNRLF; translated from the coding sequence GTGAGCGTGACGGAATCCGCGACGCCATGCACCGTGGCCGGAATCGTGCTGGCCGCCGGGCAGTCCTCGCGCATGGGGCGCAACAAGATGCTTTTGCCCGTGGCCGAAACGCCCATGGTCTGTCATGTGCTGGAAGCGGCTTTGCAGGGCGGCCTTGCTCCGGTGGTGCTGGTCACAGGCAACGAATCGGAGCGTGTGCTGCGGGCCGTGCGCGATTATTTTTCGGGCCGGAATGTGGATCAGCAAATCGTGGTGCGGGAAAATCGGGAATATGCTTCGGGCCAGTCCGCGTCGCTGCGGACCGGGCTGGACGCGTTGCCGGAACAGTGCATCGGGGCCATGTTCCTGCTCGGTGACCAGCCCCTTGTGCGCGCGGACACCGTGCGCACGCTGGCCCAAGCCTTTGTGCACGAACCGGACCGCTGGGTGGCTCCGGAACATGCCGGGCAACGCGGCAATCCGGTCATTGCGCCGTGTTCATGGTTCGGCCGTATTCGCGCGCTGACCGGCGACACCGGGCCGCGTGCCTATCTTGGGAAGACCGAGGCCCGGCTCATGCGCGTGTGTGTGGACGATCCCGGCGTTGTGCGCGATGTGGACACGCCCGACGAGTACACGGCTCTGAACCGACTTTTCTGA
- the xdhC gene encoding xanthine dehydrogenase subunit XdhC, with translation MKRTITMTVNNKELTLDIDVRASLMDVLRQQGFTSVKQGCGVGECGACTVLVDDVPVDSCIYLAMWAHGKNIRTAEGESRNGELSPVQQAYVEAGAVQCGFCTPGLVMTTTSFLENHKGEKPSREEIRVGHAGNLCRCTGYETIVRAVELAAKKQNEE, from the coding sequence ATGAAGCGCACCATCACCATGACCGTGAACAATAAAGAACTGACCCTGGACATCGACGTGCGCGCCTCGCTCATGGACGTATTGCGCCAGCAGGGATTCACCAGCGTCAAGCAGGGCTGCGGCGTGGGCGAATGCGGCGCATGCACCGTGCTGGTGGACGACGTGCCCGTGGATTCGTGCATCTATCTGGCCATGTGGGCCCACGGCAAGAACATCCGCACGGCAGAAGGCGAAAGCAGAAACGGCGAACTCTCGCCGGTGCAGCAGGCCTATGTGGAGGCCGGAGCCGTGCAGTGCGGCTTCTGCACGCCCGGGCTGGTCATGACCACCACATCGTTTCTGGAAAACCACAAGGGTGAGAAGCCGAGCCGCGAGGAAATCCGCGTGGGCCATGCGGGCAACCTGTGCCGCTGCACCGGGTACGAAACAATCGTGCGCGCCGTGGAACTGGCAGCAAAAAAGCAAAACGAAGAATAA
- a CDS encoding NCS2 family permease: MSGQGFLEKRFQLTEHGTNTKTEITAGVTTFMTMAYILAVNPGILAAAGMDAAAVFTATALSACVATLFMAFAANLPFALAPGMGLNAFFAFTVVLTMGYSWQFALTAVFLEGLIFLILTATNLREAIVNCVPMSIKHAISGGIGLFIAFIGFKNAGIVVANQATLVTLGNVLSPAPLVCLFGLVVTGILIARRIKGALLLGILAATVAGAFCGVTDIANFNTAGLFTIPSMAPLFFKLDFSQIFTHDMAIVLLTFLFVDMFDTVGTLIGVCSKAGLLNEDGSIPKAKQALFADAIGTTLGAVFGTSTVTTYVESAAGVAEGGRTGLTALTAAVLFGLALLVAPIFLLVPGAATAPALIIVGLFMMSPIKKIDLDDYTESIPAFLTIVMMPFTFSIAEGIAFGMLSFVILKLLTGRAKDIPPLAYLLFILFASKFFMH; encoded by the coding sequence ATGAGTGGGCAAGGCTTTCTGGAAAAACGCTTCCAGCTGACCGAACACGGCACCAACACCAAGACCGAAATCACGGCCGGTGTGACCACCTTCATGACCATGGCCTACATTCTGGCCGTCAACCCGGGCATCCTCGCGGCTGCCGGCATGGACGCAGCTGCCGTATTCACGGCCACCGCGCTGTCCGCCTGCGTGGCCACCCTGTTCATGGCCTTTGCGGCCAACCTGCCCTTTGCGCTGGCTCCGGGCATGGGGCTCAACGCCTTTTTCGCCTTCACCGTGGTCCTGACCATGGGCTACTCGTGGCAGTTCGCGCTCACCGCGGTCTTCCTTGAAGGCCTCATATTCCTCATACTCACGGCCACCAACCTGCGCGAGGCCATCGTCAACTGCGTGCCCATGTCCATCAAGCACGCCATATCCGGCGGCATCGGCCTGTTCATCGCCTTCATCGGCTTCAAGAACGCGGGCATCGTGGTGGCCAATCAGGCCACGCTGGTCACGCTGGGCAACGTGCTCAGCCCGGCCCCGCTGGTCTGCCTGTTCGGGCTGGTGGTCACGGGCATCCTCATTGCCCGGCGGATCAAGGGCGCGCTGCTGCTGGGCATCCTCGCGGCCACGGTTGCCGGTGCCTTCTGCGGCGTCACCGACATCGCCAACTTCAACACGGCCGGGCTGTTCACCATCCCGAGCATGGCCCCGCTCTTCTTCAAGCTGGACTTCTCGCAGATATTCACCCACGACATGGCCATCGTGCTGCTGACCTTCCTGTTCGTGGACATGTTCGACACCGTGGGCACGCTCATCGGCGTGTGCTCAAAGGCGGGCCTGCTCAATGAGGACGGCTCCATTCCCAAGGCCAAGCAGGCCCTGTTCGCGGACGCCATCGGCACCACATTGGGCGCTGTTTTCGGCACCTCCACGGTGACTACCTACGTGGAATCCGCAGCGGGCGTGGCCGAAGGCGGACGCACCGGGCTGACCGCCCTGACAGCGGCCGTACTCTTCGGACTGGCCCTGCTGGTGGCCCCGATCTTCCTGCTGGTTCCGGGCGCGGCCACGGCCCCGGCCCTGATCATCGTGGGCCTGTTCATGATGAGTCCCATCAAGAAAATCGACCTGGACGATTACACCGAATCCATCCCGGCATTTCTGACCATCGTCATGATGCCGTTCACCTTCTCCATCGCGGAAGGCATCGCCTTCGGCATGCTCTCCTTCGTCATTCTCAAGCTGCTGACCGGCCGGGCCAAGGACATTCCGCCGCTGGCATACCTGCTCTTCATTCTGTTTGCATCCAAGTTCTTCATGCATTAG
- a CDS encoding nucleobase:cation symporter-2 family protein, whose product MSRTSQPEQKFDLIYGLEDRPPVGASIYAALQHFLAMFIGIMTPPIIISNALGMSLEMSAYMISMALFVSGIATFIQARKFGPLGSGLLSIQGTSFAFLSTIISMGMGVISKGGTPEDAVGTICGVALAGSVFQMTCSRFLPLLRRMFPPLVSGIVVTMIGLSLIKVGIVDFGGGFGAMKNGTFGSPQNLGLGMLVLLTIIVLNRSKRPFIRIGSVAIGLLLGYVVAAFMGLVDFGKIGQLSIVSVPVPFKYGLGFDWSGFVLMGFLYIITIVESIGDLTATAMLSNQPVKGDKYIKTISGGVLGDGFNSALAAVFNTFPNTTFSQNNGVIQLTGVASRYVGFYIAGILVLVGIFPIVGGVFSLIPKPVLGGATLILFGSVAAAGIKIIASQVITRRAMLIMAMSFGAGLGVVFAPDLLGQMPPFVKTVFSSAITTGGFTAIFANLILPRDPGEDEAHEMEPAGENA is encoded by the coding sequence ATGTCTCGCACCAGTCAACCCGAACAAAAATTCGACCTGATATACGGCCTGGAGGACCGCCCGCCCGTGGGCGCGTCCATCTACGCCGCCCTGCAACACTTTCTGGCCATGTTCATCGGCATCATGACCCCGCCCATCATCATCAGCAACGCGCTGGGCATGTCGCTTGAAATGAGCGCCTACATGATCAGTATGGCCCTGTTCGTATCCGGCATCGCCACCTTCATACAGGCCCGCAAGTTCGGACCGCTCGGCTCGGGCCTTTTGAGCATACAGGGTACCAGCTTCGCGTTTTTGAGCACCATCATTTCCATGGGCATGGGCGTCATCTCCAAGGGCGGAACCCCGGAAGACGCGGTAGGCACCATCTGCGGCGTGGCCCTGGCCGGGTCCGTCTTCCAGATGACCTGCAGCCGCTTTCTGCCCCTGCTGCGCCGCATGTTCCCGCCGCTGGTCAGCGGCATCGTGGTGACCATGATCGGCCTTTCGCTGATCAAGGTGGGCATCGTGGATTTCGGCGGCGGTTTCGGGGCCATGAAAAACGGCACCTTCGGCAGCCCCCAGAATCTCGGGCTGGGCATGCTGGTACTGCTGACCATCATCGTGCTCAACCGCAGCAAACGCCCGTTCATTCGCATCGGGTCCGTGGCCATCGGCCTGCTGCTGGGCTACGTGGTGGCTGCGTTCATGGGGCTGGTGGACTTCGGCAAAATCGGACAGTTGAGCATCGTTTCCGTGCCCGTGCCCTTCAAGTACGGCCTCGGGTTCGACTGGTCCGGCTTCGTGCTCATGGGCTTTCTGTACATCATCACCATCGTGGAATCCATCGGCGACCTCACGGCCACGGCCATGCTCTCCAACCAGCCGGTCAAGGGCGACAAATACATCAAGACCATCTCGGGCGGCGTGCTGGGCGACGGATTCAACTCCGCGCTGGCCGCCGTGTTCAACACATTCCCCAACACCACCTTCAGCCAGAACAACGGCGTGATCCAGCTCACCGGAGTGGCCAGCCGCTACGTGGGCTTCTACATTGCGGGAATTCTCGTGCTGGTGGGCATCTTCCCCATCGTGGGCGGGGTGTTCTCGCTCATTCCCAAGCCCGTGCTGGGCGGCGCCACGCTGATCCTGTTCGGGTCCGTGGCCGCAGCGGGCATCAAGATCATCGCCTCGCAGGTCATCACCCGCCGGGCCATGCTGATCATGGCCATGTCCTTTGGCGCGGGCCTCGGCGTGGTTTTTGCGCCCGACCTGCTGGGCCAGATGCCGCCGTTTGTGAAAACCGTATTCTCTTCGGCCATCACCACCGGCGGATTCACGGCCATCTTCGCCAACCTGATTCTTCCCCGCGATCCCGGTGAAGACGAAGCGCACGAAATGGAACCGGCAGGCGAGAACGCCTGA
- the yqeC gene encoding selenium cofactor biosynthesis protein YqeC, whose protein sequence is MRIQNVSELINPGEQLISLTGGGGKTSLMYLLARELAEAGKRVVSTTTTRIFPPHRDETGGLSLEIGKKGFSTDLKRRLDKTGHITAAHRYLPGVSKLEGVTAETAQDLPRVAAAAHVIIEADGAARKSLKAPDEHEPVIPEKTDVCIAVMGLDALGKPLEKRWVFRPEIVSQLTGIELGTTVTATCMARLAVLPGGLFKGCPESARRIVFLNKMDLPEAERGAHHIIRAAKKLEGTMPDLWCIASIHEGRYKLVY, encoded by the coding sequence ATGCGCATCCAGAACGTTTCGGAACTGATCAACCCCGGCGAACAACTCATCTCCCTCACGGGCGGCGGCGGCAAAACCTCGCTCATGTACCTGCTGGCCCGGGAGCTGGCCGAGGCCGGAAAACGGGTGGTATCCACCACCACGACCCGAATCTTTCCGCCCCACCGCGATGAAACCGGGGGGCTGTCCCTTGAAATCGGCAAAAAAGGCTTTTCCACGGACCTGAAACGCCGGCTGGACAAGACCGGCCACATCACGGCCGCACATCGTTACCTGCCCGGCGTGAGCAAACTGGAAGGCGTGACCGCGGAAACCGCGCAGGATCTGCCCCGGGTGGCGGCAGCGGCCCACGTGATCATCGAGGCGGACGGTGCGGCACGCAAATCCCTGAAGGCCCCGGACGAACACGAACCGGTCATCCCGGAAAAAACCGATGTCTGCATCGCGGTCATGGGGCTGGACGCACTGGGCAAACCACTGGAAAAACGGTGGGTGTTCCGGCCGGAAATCGTTTCGCAGCTCACGGGCATCGAGCTGGGCACCACGGTCACGGCCACATGCATGGCCCGGCTCGCAGTCCTTCCCGGCGGCCTGTTCAAGGGCTGCCCGGAATCGGCGCGGCGTATCGTATTCCTGAACAAGATGGACCTGCCCGAGGCCGAACGTGGCGCGCACCACATCATCCGCGCGGCCAAGAAGCTGGAAGGCACCATGCCCGACCTGTGGTGCATCGCCTCCATCCACGAAGGCCGCTACAAGCTGGTATATTGA
- the ade gene encoding adenine deaminase — MNPEEQKKLVDMAAGRIPADLLVTNARVVDVFSRQVVHGSLAVGCGRILGMGDYEARETLDAGGAYVVPGLIDAHVHIESSLVAPPEFARAVVPHGVTTVIADPHEIANVRGLTGIRYMLDASRDLPLGVFVMLPSCVPATAGEHAGAVLHAADLAELIDDPFVGGIGEVMDYPAVAGGDPQVLAKIALGLSRNKVVDGHSPMLTGMDLNAYAAAGVMTDHECSSLEEMQDRIARGMYVLLREGSAARDLQYLVPGVNTANCSRCVFCTDDRQPADLLENGSIDNNIRMAVSMGLDPLMAVTMATLNAAQCYGLRDKGALAPGRDADFLLVDDLENFEARAVYAGGKLVAKNRTMLAELPDPDNTPVLDTVNIRPVTQADLSLELECPRANVIGIQPHSLVTEALVRDVVTDESGAFSCAKNPGLLKLAVVERHHATGNVGVGIIENYGLTNGAVATTVAHDSHNIVVCGDNDHDMLAAISDIEAMGGGITLVRAGKVVAHLPLAVGGLMSEHDAGHVAEQLERMNRMAREEFSVNPDLEPFMTLSFMTLPVIPELKLTDSGLFDVRSFSLVPVCAS, encoded by the coding sequence ATGAATCCCGAAGAACAGAAAAAGCTGGTGGACATGGCCGCGGGGCGCATTCCCGCCGACCTTCTGGTGACCAACGCCCGCGTGGTGGACGTGTTTTCCCGGCAGGTGGTTCACGGTTCGCTGGCCGTGGGCTGCGGGCGCATCCTGGGCATGGGCGACTACGAGGCGCGCGAAACCCTGGACGCGGGCGGCGCCTATGTTGTCCCCGGCCTGATCGACGCGCATGTGCACATTGAATCCTCGCTGGTGGCTCCGCCGGAATTCGCCCGGGCCGTGGTGCCCCATGGCGTGACCACGGTCATCGCCGACCCGCATGAGATCGCCAACGTGCGCGGTTTGACGGGCATCCGCTACATGCTGGACGCCTCGCGCGATCTGCCTTTGGGCGTTTTCGTGATGCTGCCGTCCTGCGTACCGGCCACGGCCGGAGAACACGCCGGAGCCGTGCTGCACGCCGCTGATCTGGCCGAACTCATTGACGACCCGTTCGTGGGCGGCATCGGCGAGGTCATGGATTATCCTGCCGTGGCTGGCGGCGACCCGCAGGTGCTGGCCAAGATCGCGCTCGGCCTTTCGCGGAACAAGGTGGTGGACGGCCACAGCCCCATGCTCACCGGCATGGACCTGAACGCCTATGCCGCGGCCGGGGTCATGACCGACCATGAGTGTTCCTCGCTGGAGGAAATGCAGGACCGCATTGCCCGGGGAATGTACGTGCTGCTGCGCGAGGGCTCGGCAGCGCGCGACCTGCAGTACCTCGTGCCCGGCGTGAACACGGCCAACTGCAGCCGGTGCGTGTTCTGCACGGACGACCGCCAGCCCGCAGACCTGCTGGAAAACGGCAGCATCGACAACAACATCCGCATGGCCGTGTCCATGGGGCTTGATCCGCTCATGGCCGTGACCATGGCCACGCTCAACGCGGCCCAGTGTTACGGGCTGCGGGACAAGGGCGCGCTGGCTCCGGGGCGCGACGCGGACTTTTTGCTGGTGGACGATCTCGAGAATTTCGAGGCGCGCGCCGTGTATGCCGGCGGAAAGCTGGTGGCTAAAAACCGGACCATGCTGGCCGAGCTGCCCGATCCGGACAACACCCCGGTGCTGGACACCGTGAACATCCGCCCGGTTACGCAGGCGGACCTATCCCTTGAACTTGAATGCCCGCGTGCCAACGTCATCGGCATCCAGCCGCACAGCCTCGTGACCGAGGCACTTGTGCGCGACGTGGTCACCGATGAATCCGGCGCGTTTTCCTGTGCAAAGAATCCCGGTCTGCTCAAGCTGGCCGTGGTGGAACGTCACCACGCAACCGGCAACGTGGGCGTGGGCATTATCGAGAATTACGGCCTGACCAACGGGGCCGTGGCCACCACCGTGGCCCACGATTCCCACAATATCGTGGTCTGCGGCGACAACGACCACGACATGCTCGCGGCAATAAGCGACATCGAAGCCATGGGCGGCGGCATCACCCTTGTGCGCGCCGGCAAGGTTGTGGCCCATTTGCCCCTTGCCGTGGGCGGGCTCATGTCCGAGCACGACGCCGGGCATGTTGCCGAACAGCTGGAACGCATGAACCGCATGGCCCGGGAAGAGTTTTCCGTGAACCCGGACCTTGAGCCGTTCATGACCCTGAGCTTCATGACCCTGCCGGTGATCCCGGAACTCAAGCTCACGGATTCCGGGCTGTTCGACGTGCGTTCCTTTTCGCTGGTTCCGGTGTGCGCCTCGTGA
- the xdhB gene encoding xanthine dehydrogenase subunit XdhB, translating into MFPIEKYHMAESVQDAVRALAEDENARVIAGGTDVLIRLHEGHADYRNLVDINRLDELRRIWKEDDGSICIGALASFTEIMNSPLVREFVPVIGESVATVGGPQVRNRGTMGGNICNGAVSADSACAALVHEVDLVIQSPDGERVEPVLGFHAGPGRVNLKTGDLLTHFRIRPENHENMGAAYYKYAMREAMDIATIGCAAGLRTKNGAIAELRLAYTVSAPTPIRCPEAEKTAAGQPLTTDTLDAIAQAVEQDVKPRTSWRATKEFRMHVIRTLAARVITEAAAKLGEQVA; encoded by the coding sequence ATGTTTCCCATTGAAAAATACCATATGGCCGAAAGCGTGCAGGACGCGGTGCGCGCGCTGGCCGAGGATGAAAACGCGCGGGTCATCGCCGGGGGCACGGACGTGCTCATCCGGCTGCACGAAGGCCACGCCGACTACCGCAACCTCGTGGACATCAACAGGCTGGACGAACTGCGCCGCATATGGAAAGAGGACGACGGCTCCATCTGCATCGGCGCGCTGGCCTCGTTCACCGAAATCATGAACAGCCCGCTGGTGCGCGAATTCGTGCCGGTCATCGGCGAATCCGTGGCCACGGTGGGTGGCCCGCAGGTGCGCAACCGGGGCACCATGGGCGGCAACATCTGCAACGGCGCGGTCAGTGCGGACAGCGCCTGCGCCGCGCTGGTGCACGAGGTGGATCTGGTGATCCAGAGCCCGGACGGCGAGCGCGTGGAACCGGTGCTCGGCTTTCACGCCGGGCCGGGCCGCGTGAACCTGAAAACCGGCGACCTGCTCACGCATTTTCGCATCCGGCCGGAAAACCACGAAAACATGGGCGCGGCCTATTACAAATACGCCATGCGCGAGGCCATGGACATTGCCACCATCGGCTGCGCTGCCGGGCTACGCACGAAAAACGGCGCCATTGCCGAACTGCGGCTGGCCTACACGGTTTCCGCGCCCACGCCCATCCGTTGCCCCGAGGCCGAAAAAACAGCCGCCGGACAGCCGCTGACCACGGACACGCTGGATGCTATAGCGCAGGCCGTGGAACAGGACGTGAAGCCGCGCACGTCGTGGCGCGCCACCAAGGAATTCAGGATGCACGTCATCCGCACGCTGGCCGCACGGGTCATCACCGAAGCAGCCGCAAAACTCGGGGAGCAGGTAGCATGA
- a CDS encoding 5'-deoxyadenosine deaminase, producing MSCILIQNGTVVTMNPRREVLTNADVLVRHGRIERVDANLAAHSDMGTVDEIVDATDRIVIPGLIQTHLHLTQTLFRGLADDLELMDWLGKRIWPLEAQHDHDTNAISARLGIAELVRGGTTCILDMGTVNHTDAVGETVRDTGFRAVIGKCMMDHGQGVPGGLMEDTDQSIRESEATLQRWHDTAEGRIRYAFAPRFVVSCTEKLLTSVRDMARHHGVMVHTHASENRGEIALVEQERGMRNLTYLHKLGLTGPNLALAHCIWLDQQEMDIAADTGLHVLHCPTCNMKLASGMAHVTEMLEMGTSVSLGCDGGPCNNNLDMFLEMRHAALLQKVRQLSPTALPASTVLEMATIGGARALGLEKEIGSIEPGKRADITVVDPQTLHAAPTVQRDPASLLVYAASGRDVTHTMVNGRLLLREGKLTTIDMQQTVAEANALCAKMLDNKTIRPLFGQQ from the coding sequence ATGAGCTGCATACTGATACAGAACGGAACCGTGGTAACCATGAACCCGCGTCGCGAGGTGCTGACGAACGCGGACGTGCTGGTGCGCCACGGCCGCATAGAACGCGTGGACGCGAACCTTGCCGCACACTCCGACATGGGCACGGTGGACGAAATCGTGGACGCCACAGACCGCATCGTCATTCCCGGCCTGATCCAGACCCACCTGCACCTGACCCAGACCCTGTTTCGCGGGCTGGCCGACGACCTCGAGCTCATGGACTGGCTGGGCAAGCGCATCTGGCCGCTGGAAGCACAGCACGACCACGACACCAACGCCATTTCCGCACGCCTCGGCATTGCCGAGCTGGTCCGGGGCGGCACCACCTGCATCCTGGACATGGGTACCGTGAACCACACGGACGCCGTGGGCGAAACCGTGCGCGACACCGGGTTCCGGGCGGTTATCGGCAAGTGCATGATGGACCACGGCCAGGGCGTGCCCGGCGGACTCATGGAAGACACGGACCAATCCATCCGCGAATCCGAAGCCACGCTCCAACGCTGGCACGATACGGCCGAAGGCCGCATCCGCTACGCATTCGCCCCGCGCTTTGTTGTCTCCTGCACGGAAAAACTGCTCACCAGCGTACGCGACATGGCCCGCCACCACGGAGTCATGGTCCACACCCATGCCTCGGAAAACCGCGGGGAAATCGCGCTGGTGGAGCAGGAACGCGGCATGCGCAACCTGACCTACCTGCACAAGCTGGGGCTCACCGGACCGAACCTCGCGCTGGCCCATTGCATCTGGCTGGACCAGCAGGAAATGGACATTGCCGCAGACACGGGCCTGCACGTGCTGCACTGCCCCACCTGCAACATGAAGCTTGCGTCCGGCATGGCGCACGTGACTGAAATGCTTGAAATGGGAACCAGCGTTTCCCTTGGCTGCGACGGCGGCCCCTGCAACAACAATCTTGACATGTTTCTGGAAATGCGCCACGCCGCATTGCTGCAGAAGGTGCGGCAACTTTCACCCACGGCCCTGCCAGCTTCCACGGTGCTGGAAATGGCCACCATCGGCGGAGCTCGCGCGCTGGGACTGGAAAAGGAAATCGGCAGCATCGAGCCGGGCAAGCGCGCGGACATCACCGTGGTGGACCCGCAAACGCTCCATGCCGCGCCCACCGTGCAACGCGATCCCGCCTCCCTGCTGGTCTATGCAGCCTCGGGCCGGGACGTGACCCACACCATGGTCAACGGCCGCCTGCTGCTGCGTGAAGGAAAACTGACCACCATCGACATGCAACAGACCGTTGCCGAAGCCAACGCATTGTGCGCAAAAATGCTCGACAACAAAACCATCCGCCCGCTCTTCGGGCAACAGTGA